Proteins encoded in a region of the Thermocaproicibacter melissae genome:
- a CDS encoding citrate transporter, whose amino-acid sequence MVNVVIGIIMLLSFFGMIYYCVKGYNLMVGFFVISVFWVILALIGNAISPSEAMKDQSVINVLTNVFQTGPENYGKSILVNVFFGAFFGRVLMDTGIASTLIRKVTELGGDKPHITMSLLCIVTTVIFTSMTGIGPVISIAVIVLPIMLSLGIAAPIALFAFMGSIMAGIFSNIVNFKQYQAMFATVKEEYASYSFNTYFNFSIIASIVALVVVLIVANVCLGKSKTSRAWAAAAPGSACTDNAPAISWISVILPVLLVVLFNCPIILAFIVSALYALLTCGKLKGGFVEICRMLAKQFADGAVDVAPMVGFLLTLSMFNNAANYAAPYFKTLFGGVIPTSALLLCVVFAILTPLGFFRGPMNLVGCGTAILAVVAATANWPIMFLYPLFAVTTVAPQHLDITQSWVAWGFGYTKVNPKDYMKMSIPTGWIIGAILCATVYFMYGGLVH is encoded by the coding sequence ATGGTTAATGTTGTCATTGGCATCATCATGTTACTGTCCTTTTTCGGTATGATCTATTACTGCGTCAAGGGCTACAATCTAATGGTTGGCTTTTTCGTCATTTCTGTCTTCTGGGTCATTCTGGCGTTAATCGGCAATGCTATTTCGCCGAGTGAAGCTATGAAAGACCAAAGTGTGATTAATGTGCTGACAAATGTATTCCAGACTGGGCCGGAAAACTACGGCAAATCCATTCTGGTCAACGTCTTCTTCGGCGCATTCTTCGGCAGAGTCCTGATGGACACCGGCATTGCTTCGACGCTAATCCGTAAGGTAACAGAGCTTGGCGGCGATAAACCGCACATCACCATGTCGCTGCTCTGCATCGTTACCACCGTTATCTTCACTTCCATGACCGGCATCGGCCCTGTCATCTCCATTGCGGTTATTGTTCTTCCCATCATGTTGTCCCTCGGCATTGCGGCGCCAATCGCCCTCTTTGCTTTCATGGGCTCCATCATGGCGGGCATTTTCTCCAACATCGTCAATTTCAAGCAATATCAGGCCATGTTTGCAACGGTCAAAGAAGAATATGCAAGCTATAGCTTCAATACGTATTTCAACTTCTCCATCATTGCTTCCATCGTCGCACTGGTTGTCGTTCTGATTGTTGCGAACGTCTGCCTTGGAAAGAGCAAGACTTCACGTGCATGGGCAGCAGCCGCTCCGGGAAGCGCCTGCACGGACAACGCGCCGGCTATTTCTTGGATCTCTGTCATTCTTCCGGTTCTGCTCGTTGTTCTTTTCAACTGCCCGATTATCCTTGCCTTTATCGTTTCCGCTTTGTATGCTCTGCTGACCTGCGGTAAGCTCAAGGGCGGATTCGTCGAAATCTGCCGCATGCTGGCAAAGCAGTTCGCCGACGGTGCAGTTGACGTTGCCCCGATGGTAGGCTTCCTGCTTACCCTGTCAATGTTTAACAACGCTGCAAACTATGCGGCACCTTACTTTAAGACTTTGTTCGGCGGAGTGATTCCAACCTCGGCTCTTCTGCTCTGTGTTGTGTTTGCAATTCTGACTCCGCTTGGCTTCTTCCGCGGGCCTATGAATCTGGTAGGCTGCGGCACCGCAATTTTGGCTGTTGTCGCTGCAACCGCCAACTGGCCTATCATGTTCCTGTATCCGCTGTTTGCAGTTACAACCGTTGCACCGCAGCACCTCGATATCACTCAGTCTTGGGTTGCTTGGGGCTTCGGTTATACCAAGGTAAACCCGAAAGATTATATGAAAATGTCGATTCCGACCGGTTGGATTATCGGCGCAATTCTCTGTGCTACTGTTTACTTCATGTATGGCGGCTTAGTCCACTAA
- a CDS encoding alpha-amylase family protein — protein sequence MKAKKLKKMLFLIVLSAAIGLSGFCFSGCSAGKKTSETAEATVYYGLEDNIQDGVILHCFDWTFKQIKEALPEIAKAGFSSVQTSPAQASYKGNSAWYFLYQPNGFYINDSGLGSEEDLKELCAAADKYGIKVIVDVVANHLAGDHSGIDSTLMPSKYWHNYGSLSDYSNRYEITHGDIGMPDLNTEDSYVQNKVASYIQKLKSDGVDGIRWDAAKHISLPSEGSSFWSTVIDSDMFNYGEILGSPVDNNASQAASLIEEYAKYMSVTDSSYSSTILNAFTNGKVSLKKGNWTVHSSVPANKIVYWAESHDTYSNHTNEGGWTKNVDQNIIDRAYAIIASRNGATALYFSRPSQTDKDSILVGEQGSTHFTSPEVAAVNHFHNACNGEDDFYDTDSTYNTAYVSRKSGAVLVLGSDANQSVSVKNHLTTPGTYIDEISGNVFTVTEDTISGKIGSTGIAVFYKVDAEKKGSTSSDQ from the coding sequence ATGAAAGCAAAAAAACTAAAGAAAATGCTGTTCTTGATTGTTTTATCTGCTGCAATCGGATTAAGCGGCTTTTGCTTTTCCGGTTGTTCAGCAGGCAAAAAAACATCAGAGACAGCGGAAGCGACCGTTTACTACGGATTAGAAGATAATATTCAAGACGGCGTCATTCTTCATTGCTTTGACTGGACGTTCAAGCAGATTAAGGAAGCCCTTCCTGAAATCGCGAAAGCAGGATTTTCTTCCGTTCAAACATCACCGGCTCAAGCATCATACAAAGGAAACAGCGCTTGGTATTTTCTTTATCAGCCAAACGGTTTCTACATCAACGATTCGGGACTTGGTTCAGAGGAGGATTTAAAAGAGCTTTGTGCCGCCGCAGACAAGTACGGAATTAAAGTTATCGTGGACGTGGTCGCAAACCATTTAGCAGGTGACCATAGCGGTATTGATTCAACACTTATGCCATCAAAATACTGGCATAACTATGGCAGCTTAAGCGATTACTCAAACCGATATGAAATTACACACGGTGATATCGGTATGCCGGACTTAAACACCGAGGATTCTTATGTGCAGAACAAGGTAGCCTCATACATTCAGAAATTAAAATCCGATGGCGTTGACGGAATCCGATGGGATGCCGCTAAGCACATCTCGCTTCCTTCCGAGGGGAGCTCATTTTGGAGCACGGTTATCGATTCCGATATGTTCAACTACGGAGAGATTCTAGGAAGCCCTGTAGATAACAATGCATCGCAAGCTGCTTCGCTTATTGAGGAGTATGCAAAGTATATGTCCGTTACAGATTCCTCCTACTCAAGCACAATTCTTAACGCATTCACAAACGGCAAAGTTTCATTGAAAAAAGGAAACTGGACCGTTCATTCGAGCGTTCCAGCAAACAAGATTGTATATTGGGCAGAAAGCCATGACACGTATTCAAATCATACAAACGAAGGCGGATGGACAAAAAATGTTGATCAGAATATAATCGACCGTGCATACGCAATCATTGCGAGCCGAAACGGTGCAACAGCGCTTTACTTCTCACGCCCCAGCCAGACCGATAAGGATTCTATCCTGGTAGGTGAGCAAGGAAGCACACACTTCACAAGCCCGGAGGTTGCAGCCGTTAACCATTTCCATAACGCATGTAATGGAGAAGATGATTTCTATGATACAGACAGTACATACAACACAGCCTATGTTTCAAGAAAGAGCGGAGCTGTTCTTGTATTAGGCAGTGATGCAAACCAATCCGTATCGGTAAAGAACCACCTTACAACACCCGGAACCTATATTGATGAGATTTCCGGAAATGTATTCACAGTAACAGAGGATACCATCTCAGGAAAAATCGGATCTACCGGTATTGCCGTATTCTACAAGGTTGACGCAGAGAAAAAGGGCTCCACCTCATCGGATCAGTAA